A stretch of Bifidobacterium sp. ESL0704 DNA encodes these proteins:
- the lgt gene encoding prolipoprotein diacylglyceryl transferase, translated as MFAGRNLAYIPSPTISKIVIPQITLGNWSIGPVSIRFYALCILLGIVLAVWICEKRWKKLGGNFDQILDIALCAVPAGIIGARLYHVVTTPERFFGPSGDPMEILRIWNGGLGIWGGVLFGALAAWAWCRHKHYPMALLGDAVAPGLLVAQAVGRLGNWFNQELYGAPTTLPWGLKLNMTGAIGHTEQCYDGQTCPTGTLFQPTFLYEMIWNLIGAALIVWIGRKAVNKLKAGSLFTVYVMWYTAGRTWIEALRIDFAHEILGVRVNVWVSMVVFVLGVVAFIVVQKIGSSTISLSERLRTLTEVEELAQADAEQAKDKSEKK; from the coding sequence TTGTTTGCAGGTCGGAATCTGGCGTATATTCCGTCGCCGACCATCTCGAAAATCGTCATCCCGCAGATAACACTCGGCAATTGGTCGATCGGCCCTGTCTCGATTCGTTTCTATGCGCTGTGCATTCTTCTCGGAATCGTGCTGGCAGTATGGATCTGCGAAAAGCGATGGAAGAAACTCGGCGGCAATTTTGATCAGATTCTCGACATCGCCCTGTGCGCGGTGCCGGCAGGCATCATCGGTGCACGCCTCTACCATGTGGTCACCACGCCTGAACGGTTCTTCGGACCTAGCGGCGACCCGATGGAAATACTGCGCATCTGGAACGGCGGCCTCGGCATCTGGGGTGGGGTGCTGTTCGGCGCGCTGGCCGCTTGGGCATGGTGTCGGCACAAGCATTATCCGATGGCGTTGCTCGGGGATGCCGTCGCCCCGGGGCTTCTGGTGGCACAGGCAGTAGGAAGATTGGGCAACTGGTTCAATCAGGAGCTTTATGGCGCTCCGACCACCTTGCCTTGGGGTCTGAAACTCAACATGACCGGCGCGATAGGTCACACCGAACAATGCTATGACGGTCAGACCTGTCCTACAGGGACGCTTTTCCAGCCTACATTCCTTTACGAGATGATTTGGAACCTCATCGGTGCGGCGCTGATCGTCTGGATCGGCCGCAAGGCGGTGAACAAGCTCAAAGCCGGAAGCCTGTTCACCGTTTACGTGATGTGGTACACCGCCGGACGCACCTGGATCGAGGCGTTGCGCATCGATTTTGCGCACGAAATCCTTGGGGTACGAGTCAATGTATGGGTTTCGATGGTCGTCTTTGTGCTGGGCGTAGTGGCGTTTATCGTCGTGCAGAAGATCGGCAGTTCCACCATAAGCCTGTCCGAACGTCTCCGCACCTTGACGGAAGTCGAAGAACTCGCACAAGCCGACGCCGAACAAGCCAAAGACAAGTCCGAAAAGAAGTAG
- the rpe gene encoding ribulose-phosphate 3-epimerase, with protein sequence MTIQIAPSILSADFCNLERDLKAIDHADLVHVDVMDHHFVPNLTLGEPVVKRICEVTDLPVDVHLMIEDPDRWAPEYAKLGAASVSFHMGAVHAPVRLARQLHEMGCKACFAVRPAEPVEPIFDILEEFDMILIMTVEPGFGGQKFLDNQMAKVRRLRDEITRRGLKTHIQVDGGVSPKTADIVAKAGADVLVAGSAVYGADDRAKAIDDIRAKAQAAYQD encoded by the coding sequence ATGACCATTCAAATCGCACCAAGCATTCTTTCAGCGGATTTCTGCAATCTTGAACGTGACCTCAAAGCCATCGACCATGCCGACTTGGTCCACGTCGATGTGATGGACCATCATTTCGTCCCTAATCTCACCCTTGGCGAACCTGTGGTCAAGCGTATCTGCGAGGTCACCGACCTGCCGGTAGACGTGCATCTGATGATTGAGGATCCCGATCGCTGGGCTCCCGAGTACGCCAAACTCGGAGCCGCTTCGGTGAGCTTCCATATGGGAGCCGTCCACGCCCCGGTGCGCCTTGCCCGTCAGCTGCACGAGATGGGTTGCAAAGCCTGCTTCGCGGTTCGTCCGGCAGAGCCTGTGGAGCCGATTTTCGACATCCTCGAAGAATTCGACATGATTCTGATTATGACGGTCGAACCCGGATTCGGCGGTCAGAAGTTCCTCGACAACCAGATGGCAAAAGTCCGCCGTCTGCGTGACGAAATAACCCGTCGTGGCTTGAAGACCCATATCCAGGTCGATGGCGGGGTAAGCCCCAAGACGGCCGACATCGTAGCCAAGGCTGGAGCCGATGTGCTCGTCGCCGGTTCCGCGGTCTACGGGGCCGATGACCGAGCCAAGGCGATAGATGACATCCGCGCCAAGGCACAGGCCGCATACCAGGACTGA
- a CDS encoding phosphoribosyl-ATP diphosphatase produces the protein MKTFESLFKELSEKAESRPVGSKTVDELDKGTHFIGKKITEEAGETWIAAEYEGAERTAEEMSQLIYHIQVMMIKHGISLEDLYKNL, from the coding sequence ATGAAGACATTCGAATCACTGTTCAAGGAACTGAGCGAAAAAGCCGAGAGCCGACCGGTCGGCTCCAAAACGGTCGACGAGCTCGACAAGGGCACGCATTTCATCGGCAAGAAAATCACTGAAGAGGCGGGGGAGACCTGGATCGCCGCGGAATATGAAGGCGCCGAGCGGACCGCAGAGGAAATGAGCCAGCTCATCTACCATATCCAGGTGATGATGATCAAGCACGGCATCAGTCTGGAAGACCTGTATAAGAACCTTTAG